GGGGCAACTGGTCGGTGTCGCCCACGAGCAGCACCCGCGCGCCCGGCGGCACCGCCGCGAGCAGCGAGAGCATCAGCGCGTCGCCCATCATGCTCACCTCGTCCACGATCAGGAGGTCGTAGGGCGCGGGTTCGAGGTGGTTGTGCCGGAAACCCTGCGGGCCGTAACCGAGCAGCCTATGCACAGTGGACGCCGTGCGCCCCGTCACCTCCCCCAGCCGCCGCGCCGCCTTGCCGGTGGGCGCGCAGAGGCCAACCTCCAGCCCGAGCGACTCGGCGAGGTCGGCCACCGCCCGCGTCGTCGTGCTCTTGCCGGTGCCGGGGCCGCCGGTCAGCACGACGAGGCGGTGCGCGCCGAGCAGGTCCAGCACGCTCGCCTGCTCCTCGGAGAGGCCCTTGCGCGCTTTTTTGGGCACCGCCCACTCGTCCTGGCCAGCTCCATCGGCGGGCGGCGTGGCGAGCAGGGTGCGGATCAGGCCCGCGAGCTTCTTCTCGGCGCGCAGGACGGGCGGAAGGTAGATGCGGCCTTCCGGCTTGTCCTCCGCGCCCTTCTCCCCTGCGCCCTTTTTCTCTGCGGCGAAGAGCGGCGCGTCGTCCTCGGTGAGCCGCCCGAGGTCCACGGCGGTCTCGACGGCGAGCGCCGCCTGACCCGGCGTGACCCGCGTGTAGTGCATCACGCCTTTCTCAGCGCGGGCGCGCGGCAGGTAGGAGTGCCCGGCCTGCTGCGCGGCGAGTTGCAGCGCGTACACGGCGGCAGCGGTCAGGCGCCGGGGATCGTCGAGCGCGCCCCCCCGCGCCTTCCAGAGCTTGTCGGCGGTCAGAAAACCGATGCCCTCGACTTCGGTGAGGGTAAAGAGGTCGGTCTGGAGGCGGTCGAGCGCCTCGGCCCCGAAGTGCTTCACTGCGCGCTGGGCCTGGTGGATGCTCAGCCCGAGGCCCTGGAGGCCCGCGAGCAGTCGGCGTTCCAGGCCCTGCTGGGACCAGCTCGACACCATCTTGTGCAGCGTGGATTCGGTGATGCCGGGAATCTGGAGCAGCCGCTTGGGCTCGTCTTCCAGGATGTCGAAGGCGGCGGCCCCGAACGTCTTGGCGATCCGCCCGGCGAGCACCTTGCCCACGCCGCCCACCCGCGCTTCGAGGTAGGCGGCGACGCCCTCCTCGCTGAGGTCCGACGGGACCGCTTCGAGCACCATGTTGAGCACCCGGTACTGGTAGCCGTACTCGCGGTGCTCCTCCATCAGCACCTCGGCGCTGAAGGTGTCCCCGGCGTCGAGCGGCGGCATCATCCCGATCACGGTGGCGTCGGGGTCCTCGCCCTCGGTGTTGCGCAGCGTCGCGCTCATGACGGTGAAGCCGGAGTCGGCGCGGTAACGGACCTTGTTGACGCCCCCGGTCACTCGGAACGGCTCGGCGGTCGGGGCAGAGGGCATGAGAGCGAGAATAGCGCGCGGGATTGATTATGTCACCGACGTAACGATGAGGGCCGCTTTGACCCCGGAAGGAGTTCTATGCTGGGGCGGTGGTCCCGGTCCGTCTCTCCGAACGCGAGTGCTTCACTGCCCAGACGCCGCAGCAGGCGCGGCTGCTCCTTGACTTCTCGTATTTCAAGGTGCTGGGCCGGGTGATGCGGGAGCCGAGCAGCGCGGGCGAAGTGGCGCAGTCGGCGGGGCTCACGGTCAAGCAGGCGCACCACCGCCTCACGCGGCTGCTCGCGGTGGGGCTCGTGGAGGTGTGCGGCGAGCGGGCGCGGGCCGGGCGGGCGGTCAAGCTGTACCGGGCAGTAGCCGACGAGTACCGCGTTCCCTTCGCCCTGACGCCGGCGGCCACGCTGGGCGAGACGCTCCAGATCTTGCAAGGCCCCTTCCTCGCCGAGCAGCACGCCGCGCTCGCCCACGCCCTCACTCGCGCTTCGAGCGGCGAGGTCAAGCTCAGCCTGAACGCCCAGGGCCGGTTTCAGGCGTCTCTGGGCGAGACTTCAGGGGGAGGACCAGGGCAAGGTGGGACGGAAGCGGTCTTCAGTATTTTCGCCCAGGGGCACTGCACGCCCGAGGTGGCCGCCGAACTCGAACGCCGCTTGCAGGCCCTCTCCGACTGGTTCCAGGCCCACGCCCAGGAACCGGGGGAAGGCCGGCGGGGCTATCAGCTCGGGCTGCGGCTCAACCCCAGCAGGGAAAGCTAATCGCCCAATCCCTCCACGCCGCTCCTGATGCCGGGCGTCGGCGCCGCGCCCCGCACCTCACGCCGCAGGAGGGCCGCCCACACGAGCGACGCGGCCAGGGCGAGGCCGCCCGACACCGCGAAAATCGTCTGCACGGCGATGCGGTCCGCCACCGGCGCGAGGGCCAGGAGCGTGAGCGGCATCCCCACCATGCCCACCGTACCGAGCAGGCTGCCGACCCGCCCGAAGTAGTCGGGGTGCACGCGCTTCTGGAAAATCACGCCGATGCCCATGTTCGTCAGGGCGTTGGCGAGGCCCATCCCCGCCGCGAGGACGTACATCTGCATGGGGGTCTGGGACACGGCGAGACCGACGGTGGCCAGACCCATTCCGGCCATCCCCCACACCGACGCCGCGCCCGCGTTCACCTTTTTTCCGAGCGCCGCCACGGTCAGGCTGCCGACCACGCCCCCCGCGAGGAGCAGGCCGAAGAACAGCCCGAAGCCCTGTTCCCCCGCGCCCAGAGCGAGCATCCGTTTGGGCAGCAGCATCTCCATAGGGGCAAAGGACGCATTGAGCAGCAGTGCGAGCAGCGGCAGGCCAATCAGGATGGGGCTGCCGCGCGTGTAGCGCAGGCCCTCTTTGAACGTCGCCCA
The DNA window shown above is from Deinococcus reticulitermitis and carries:
- the recD2 gene encoding SF1B family DNA helicase RecD2; the protein is MPSAPTAEPFRVTGGVNKVRYRADSGFTVMSATLRNTEGEDPDATVIGMMPPLDAGDTFSAEVLMEEHREYGYQYRVLNMVLEAVPSDLSEEGVAAYLEARVGGVGKVLAGRIAKTFGAAAFDILEDEPKRLLQIPGITESTLHKMVSSWSQQGLERRLLAGLQGLGLSIHQAQRAVKHFGAEALDRLQTDLFTLTEVEGIGFLTADKLWKARGGALDDPRRLTAAAVYALQLAAQQAGHSYLPRARAEKGVMHYTRVTPGQAALAVETAVDLGRLTEDDAPLFAAEKKGAGEKGAEDKPEGRIYLPPVLRAEKKLAGLIRTLLATPPADGAGQDEWAVPKKARKGLSEEQASVLDLLGAHRLVVLTGGPGTGKSTTTRAVADLAESLGLEVGLCAPTGKAARRLGEVTGRTASTVHRLLGYGPQGFRHNHLEPAPYDLLIVDEVSMMGDALMLSLLAAVPPGARVLLVGDTDQLPPVDAGLPLLALAQTAPTVRLTQVYRQAAKNPIIQAAHGLLGGAAPTWGDPRLNLTEAEPDGGARRVALIVRDLGGPSQVQVLTPMRKGPLGMDHLNHHLQALFNPGEGGVRIAEGEARPGDTVVQTKNDYTNEIFNGTLGTVLKAEGGRLTVDFDGNVVELVGAELFNLQLGYALTVHRAQGSEWNTVLGVLHEAHMPMLSRNLVYTALTRARERFFAVGSASAWEKAATRQREARNTALLERIQAR
- a CDS encoding MFS transporter, whose protein sequence is MTTPARLWNRNFVLWWLGGAQSAFGTALAGIATSFLVLHQTGSAGAMGVNLALALLPALLQPFMGALVDRWPLKPPLVLGNLLRGLLQLGVGLLALRGPVPLEAIYTASFLTGLIGAFYGPATQGMVARLVPADQLERATGLMQGGTQTMTMLGYVGGGVLVAVLGRAQAIVLDGVSFLLFAGLLLLVQFPARAPRRAGEGFWATFKEGLRYTRGSPILIGLPLLALLLNASFAPMEMLLPKRMLALGAGEQGFGLFFGLLLAGGVVGSLTVAALGKKVNAGAASVWGMAGMGLATVGLAVSQTPMQMYVLAAGMGLANALTNMGIGVIFQKRVHPDYFGRVGSLLGTVGMVGMPLTLLALAPVADRIAVQTIFAVSGGLALAASLVWAALLRREVRGAAPTPGIRSGVEGLGD
- a CDS encoding ArsR/SmtB family transcription factor produces the protein MVPVRLSERECFTAQTPQQARLLLDFSYFKVLGRVMREPSSAGEVAQSAGLTVKQAHHRLTRLLAVGLVEVCGERARAGRAVKLYRAVADEYRVPFALTPAATLGETLQILQGPFLAEQHAALAHALTRASSGEVKLSLNAQGRFQASLGETSGGGPGQGGTEAVFSIFAQGHCTPEVAAELERRLQALSDWFQAHAQEPGEGRRGYQLGLRLNPSRES